The stretch of DNA ACAAACGTGGCGCAATTATGCCAAGGCGCTGCTGGGGTTCTCGCTGGCGTCGATAATTGCGCTGTACGCGCTGCAGCGGCTGCAGACGGTGTTGCCGAGCTTCGGAAATCCCCGCGAGGAAGCGGTCGAGCCGTACATGGCGTTTAACACCGCGGCGTCGTTTGTGGCGAATACGAACTGGCAGTCCTACTCCGGTGAGGCGACGCTGACCAATGCGGTGCAAATGCTCGGCCTGACGGTGCAGAATTTCGCATCGGCCGCCGTCGGTATGGCGGTGGCGATCGTGCTGACCCGCGCGCTCGGGCACCTGCCGTTTCGGTCCGGTAGCCAGGCCGAACCTGGCCTCGTGGGCAACTTCTGGGTGGACCTAACCCGTGGCTTGGTGCGCGTGCTGCTTCCGGTGGCGTTCCTCATCGCGGTGGCACTGGTTGCGCTGGGCACAATGCAGTCCTTTGGCTCCAACCTGGTGACGCACTTAGGTGTGGAGATCCCGCGTGCCCCGGTGGCCTCCCAGGAAGCCATCAAACTGTTAGGCACTAACGGTGGCGGTATTTTCGGTGCGAATTCCGCGCACCCTTTTGAAAACCCGAACTCGATCACCAACGTCATTGAGATATTTTCCCTGTTGGTCATCCCGTTTGCTCTGTTCCGCACCTTCGGCGTGATGCTCGGCAATCAACGCCAGGCCTACACTCTGCTTGGTGTCGCCGGCGGGATCTGGGCCGCGATGTTGGTGCTGGTCACGTGGGCGCAGCACACCCTGGTGGGCGCTGCGGCGCAGGCAGCCGGCGCAAACACGGAAGGGCTCGAGGCCCGCTTTGGTGTGAATGCTTCGGCGCTGTTCGCAGTCTCGACCACCGGCACCTCCACCGGCGCGGTGAACTCGATGCACGATTCCTATTCGCCACTCGGTGGCGGACTATTGATCCTGAATATGCTGCTCGGTGAAATTGCCCCGGGTGGTGTGGGAACAGGACTCTATGGTCTGCTGATCGTCTCGATCCTCACCGTGTTCATCGGCGGCCTGCTGGTCGGTCGCAGCCCGGAGTTCCTGGGCAATCGCATCACCAAGCAGGAGATTTCCGCGGTGTGCCTCTATATCTTGACCATGCCGATCCTGGTGCTCGCGGGCGTGGGAGCTTCGCTCGCGCAGCAGAAATTGGTGCAAGATTCGGCTACGAACATGGGCGAGGCAGGCACAGCGCAAAATGCGCACGGCATCTCGGAAGTGCTTTACGCTTACACCTCAGCCTCCAACAACAACGGTTCCGCGTTCGCGGGGCTCACCGTTACTGACCCATGGTGGCAGGTCACCCTGGGTGCCGCGATGCTGCTCGGTCGTTTCCTGCCGATCGTGTTCACCCTCTATCTCGCGGGTTCGCTGGCCAAACAGCGCCCACAGGCCACCACCGCCGGCAGCTTGCCGACGACCGGCTTGACCTTCGCCACCTTGACCATCGGAGTGATCATCCTGGTGGCAGCTCTAACATTCTTCCCAATCCTTAGCTTAGGTCCGCTCTCGGAGGCCCTGGTATGACCACTCAAATGAAGGTGAAGGCTGACGACAATAAGTCGTCGGCAAGCGCTGCGCTTAAGATTCTGCCGCGTAAGATGTTGCCCCAAGCTCAAGCCCGCAACCCGGTGTTGTTCGTGGTGTGGGTGGGGGCGCTGCTCACCACGTTGTTCTCGATCGGGCAACCGAGTGTGTACGCCTGGACGGTCACCGTGTGGCTGTGGGCGACGATCGCGTTCGCCGCGTTCGCCGAGGCATTCGCGGAAGGTCGCGGCGCAGCCCAGGCGGATAGTTTGCGCGCGGTGCGTGACGACGCCATGGCGAATCTCATCACCGCCGATGGCGTGGTGCAGGTGGCGGCCGCCGAACTCAAGCGTGGCTCTGAAGTGCTGGTGAGCGCCGGGGAAACGATCCCGGGCGATGGTGACGTCATCGAGGGTGCCGCCACGGTGGACGAGTCCGCAATCACGGGTGAATCCGCACCCGTGCTGCGTGAGGCCGGTGGCGATCGCTGCGCCGTGACTGGTGGCACGGTGGTCATTTCGGATCAGATCCGGATGCGGATCACGTCAGAGCCGGGCGAGACGTTTGTTGACAAGATGATTGGGCTGGTGGAGGGCGCGCAACGCCGGAAAACCCCCAATGAGATCGCGCTCAGTATCTTGCTGTCCACCCTCACGATCCTGTTCCTCATCGCGGTGGTAGCGCTCGCCCCGTCCGGCCTGTTCGCCGGGGTGCGCCTGGAGCCACTGTCGCTCATTGCCCTGTTGGTGTGCCTGATCCCGACGACTATCGCCGCGCTACTATCCGCAGTGGGCATCGCGGGCATGAACCGTCTGGTGCAGCACAACGTGCTGGCCACCTCTGGGCGTGCGGTGGAAGCCGCGGGCGACGTGGCGACGCTTCTGCTGGATAAAACCGGCACGATCACCTACGGAAATCGGCAGGCCACAGCGCTATTTGTGGCCGAGGGGATTGAGGAAAACTACGCTGCCGCGGCGGCGCGGGTAGCGTCGATCGCGGATGAGACTCCGGAAGGCCGGTCGATCGTCACCTGGCTGACCTTCACCTATGACCTCCCCGCCGAGGCGAGTGCAGCGGAAAAGACCGCAGAGATCATCCCGTTCACCGCTACTACCCGCATGTCGGGTATCGACATTGATGGTCGCATCTTGCGTAAGGGTGCTGGTGACGCGGTGCGGGCGTGGGTCGAGGAAGCCGGTGGAAAGTGGCCCACCACGGTGGAAAATGAGATCGAACGCATCGCCCAGGACGGCGGTACTCCGCTGCCAGTGGCGGAAGAAACCGCAGATGGTGCGCGCCGGGTGTTGGCGGTAGTCCAGCTGACGGACGTCGTAAAGCCTGGTATGGCGGAGCGCTTCGCGGAGATGCGCGCCATGGGCATCAAGACGGTGATGGTCACCGGCGATAACCCGCTGACGGCCGCGGCGATCGCGCGGGAGGCTGGAGTGGATGACTTCATCGCGGAGGCCACTCCAGAGGATAAGCTCGCGCGCATCAAGCAGGAGCAGGCCAGCGGACGCATGGTCGCGATGACCGGCGACGGCACCAATGACGCCCCGGCGCTCGCGCAGGCCGACGTGGGCGTAGCGATGAACACGGGCACCTCCGCAGCCAAGGAAGCCGCGAACATGGTCGACCTTGACTCCGACCCGACGAAGCTTATCGACGTCGTTCGCATCGGCAAACAGTTGCTCATCACCCGCGGCGCGTTGACCACGTTTTCGCTGGCCAACGACCTCGCCAAGTACTTCGCGATCCTTCCCGCACTCTTTGCCAGCCAGCTGCCACAGCTGGGACGGCTCAACATCATGCATCTGCATTCGCCGCAGTCAGCGATTGTGTCCGCGGTGATCTTCAACGCGCTGATTATCGTCGCGTTGATCCCGCTGGCGCTGAAGGGCGTGAGCTACAAACCGGCCTCCGCCGCTAGTTTGCTGCGCCGCAACCTGGGAATTTGGGGGTTGGGTGGCGTGATTACCCCGTTCATTGGCATCTGGTTGATTGACCTGGTCGTCCAGCTACTACCTGGAATGTAAGAAGAGGAGAACAAGGCAATGAAGAGCTATCTGCGCAATATGGTGGCGGGTTTTGTCGCCGTGGTGCTATGCATGGTGGGCCTGGGGCTGGTTTATCCCGCGAGCGTGTGGGCGGTGTCCCGCCTCACCGCGGAGCGCGCCGAGGGGCACGTGGTCTACGACGGCGACTGCGCGGTGGCATCCCGATTGCTGGCCGATGGCAGGGAAGGAGCCGGTTGGTTCGTGGGCCGCGCGCCGGGCATGACCAACTTGGGCCCGGCTGCGCCGGAGTTGACCGAGTCCATCGGGAAGCTGAAGCAGGAGATTGCCCAGCGGGAAGGGGTCGCCGAAGCTGATGTTCCCGCCGATGCCGTCACTGGATCGGGTTCGGGTGTCGATAGTGATATCAGCCCCGAATACGCCCAACTGCAGGTCCCGCGTGTGGCCCGTGAGCGGGGGATGACGCCGGATGAGGTCGCCGAGCTCGTCGCCCAGGCTACGGTGCCGCGTGGTCTCGGTGTGCTGGGTGAGGAAGTGGTCAATGTTTCCCGGTTGAACCTGTCTTTGCCAGGCGGGGAGCGCTGCAACTAGTGGTGGCGCTTTAAGATACGGACATGAGCGAGGAGATGTCGCATAACGGGCGCCCACGCCCCGGCACGTTGAAGATTTACCTGGGCGCGGCCCCCGGCGTGGGTAAGACCTGCGCAATGCTTAACGAGGCGCAAGCCCTGCAGGCTTCCGGCAAGAAGGTCCTGGTAGGCATCGTCGAAGACCACGGTCGCACCTACACTCGGCAGCTCGCGGAGGGGCTGCCCCGCCAGGCGCTGCTGCCCGGGGTGGGGCGCGGTGAGCTCAATGTCGCCGGGGTGTTGGCGGCCGCCCCGCAGGTCGCCGTGGTGGACGAGTTCGCCCACTCCAACCCGACAGGCGCGCGACACGCCAAGCGCTGGGGCGACGTGCAGGAGCTTCTCGACGCCGGCATCGACGTCATCTCCACGATGAACATCCAGCACCTCGAATCCCTCAATGACGTGGTCAGCGAGATCACCGGAATCACGCAGCAGGAAACCGTACCGGATGAAGTGGTGCGCGCCGCCGACACCATCGAGCTGGTGGACATCTCGCCCGAATTCCTACGCACTCGGCTCAGCGACGGCCACGTCTACAGCGCAGAGCGGATCGGGCCCGCACTGAACAACTACTTCCGGCTCGGCAACCTCACCGCGCTACGCGAACTAGCCCTGTTATGGCTCGCCGATCAAGTCGACGACGCGCTGAACAAGTACCGCACCGAACAACACATCACCGACACCTGGGAAACAAAGGAGCGGGTGGTGGTGGCGGTGGAAAACGCCGCGCACGCCGAGCCATTGATTCGCCGCGGGCGTCGGATTGCCACCAAGTCCTCCGCGGAACTGCTGGTGGTCCACGTGATCAGCGGTGATTCCTTTACTACGGGCAACACCGCGACGCTGGCCCGGCTGCAGGAACTCGCCGAGGACGTGGGCGCCAAGTTGCACCAGGTAACTGGCGACACCGTGCCGGAAGCCCTGCTGAATTTCGCGCGGGCCGCGAATGCGACCCAGTTGGTGCTGGGGGCGACGCCGCGGCGTCGATATGCCCGGCTCCTCGGCGAATCAGTGGCGGAGGCGGTGCTGCGTAACTCCGGCAAGATTGACTGCCATATGGTGAACCTGCCACTGAAATCACGGTCGCGGGTGCGGGCCCTTTTTCAGCTGCCAAGCACCGGCTGGTTGGGTATTGCCTGGCGGTGGCTCAGCGCCCTGGTGGCGCCGGCGCTGCTCACGGTGCTGCTGGAATGGTGGGGCGCGCAGGATCTGGGCACGGGCACAATCGCGGCGTTTTATTTTGCGTTGATTCTGGCGATGAGTTTGGTCGCCGGGCTCGGGCCGGCGCTGCTGACCGCTGTGGTGTCGGGGTTGGTCGTGAACTGGTATTTCACCCCGCCGCTGCACACGTTCAACATTTCCGAGCCTGCTAACGCGGTGGTGCTGGTGGTCATGGTGGCTACCGCGTTCGCGGTGGGCATTCTGGTTCAGCGCGCGCAGCAGGAACGCCTGCGGGCAGCTGGTGCTGCCCGAGACGCCGAGCTGCTGACCATCTTTTCCCGGGCGGCGCTAGGGGAAGAACCCGTCGAAAGGCTGCTGGCCAAAGTTGCGGAAGCCTTCGGCTGCTCCAGCGCGGCGGTGCGAGATCCGGCCGGGGTGGAGCTCGCCCGATGGGACTCGATTCACGGCCCGACTGGCGGGGAAGTCACCACGCATGTCGATGCGCACAACGGCCAGGTGCGCCTCACGCTCGTCGGTCCCGCCCCCGCAGCGAAAGACCGAGCATTGGTGCTGGTAGTAGCTGATTACCTGGCCGGGGTGTTCTGGCAGCAGGCACTCGCACGGGAAGCAGCCCGCGCCGACGCGATCGCCGCCGCCGACGACCTCCGCCGCGCGCTCCTGGCCTCCGTGGGACACGACTTGCGCACGCCCCTGGCCACCGCGAAGTTGGCGGTATCCTCGCTGCGCAGCTCAGAGGTCGAATTCAGCGCGCAAGACCGGGAAGACCTACTGGTTGGTGTGGAGGAAAGCATCGATCAGCTCACCGATCTGGTCACCAACCTGCTCGACTCCTCGCGGCTCGCGGCCGGTGCTGTCACGGCGCGCCGGGATGTGGTTAGTATCGCCGAGGTCGTGCACCGCGCCGTCGCATCCTGCTCCTTCGGCGCGTCCGTGGACACCATGCGCCGCGTCGTGGTCGACCCTTCCGTGCGGATCCAGTGCGTGGCCGATGCGGCCCTGCTCGAGCGGGTGGTGGCGAACCTCGTCGATAATGCGCTGCGCTACTCGACGGGCCTGGTGTGGATCAGTGGCCAGCTTATCGACGCCTCCGTGCTGCTCACCGTCTCCGACACCGGACCCGGCGTGACGCCTGACATGCACGAAAAGATGTTCCAGCCTTTCCAACGGCTCGGGGACACGAACAACGATAATGGGGTAGGACTCGGGCTTTCCGTGGTCAAAGGATTTGTAGAAGCGATGAATGGTTCCGTGACAGTGCTCGACGGGCCGGGCGCAGCTTTCGTGGTGCGCCTGCCTGCGGAAACTGCCGCGGCCGAGGAAGGCGGTGCTGGTGGCAAAAATACTCGTAGTTGATGACGACTCCCGGCTGCTCAAAACGCTGGCCATCAACTTCCGAGCGCGTGGCTATGACGTGGTCACCGCAGGGACCGGCACCGACGCCCTGCGGCTGGCAGCCTCGGCCTCGCCCGACGTCATCGTGCTGGACATGGGCCTGCCCGACATCGACGGCGGCACCGTCCTCGAAGGGATCCGTGGCTGGTCCAACGTACCCGTCGTGATCCTCACCGCCCGCGCCGACCCGCTCATCTCCGCAGCCGCCCTGGACCGCGGCGCCGACGACTACGTCACCAAACCCTTCGCCATGGAGGAACTGCTCGCCCGCATCCGCGCTGCCCTACGACATGGGGGCCCGCGCCCGGCCGGCACCACCGCCGTATCGACGCCCGTCATCGAAGTCGACGACCTATATATCGACATCGCCAGCCACGAACTACGCAAAGCCGGCGCATCCATCCACCTCACCCCGACCGAATGGGGAGTCCTCGCGATGCTCATCCGCGCCCAAGGGGCCCTGGTGCGCAAAGAAGAAATCCTGGCGGAAGTCTGGGGCGAAAGCTACCGCGACCAAGGCCACTACCTGCGAATTTACACATCCCAGCTGCGACGCAAGATCGAAGACGACCCCTCCCAACCACGACACCTCCTGACAGAGCCAGGGTTGGGGTATCGGTTTGTGGTTGGGTGATTGGTTGGTTTTGGTTGGTTTTTGGGGTTAGGCCTCGGGGGCGCGGTGTTGCGGGTTGGCCGGGCCCCGTGGGTGGTGGTGTTGCGGGTTGGTTGGGCCCCAGGGGTGGTGGTGTTGCGGGTTGGTTGGGCCCCGGGGGTGGTGGTGTTGCGGGTTGGCTGGGCCTCGGGGGCGCGGTGTTGCGGGTTGGCCGGGCCCCAGGGGTGGTGGTGTTGCGGGTTGGCCGGGCCCCGTGGGTGGTGGTGTTGCGGGTTGGCCGGGCCGGGTGAGGCCTAAGTTATTTGTGGTACAAAAAGCTACCAATTTGTGATCTGCTACATCTTGCGCAAACTAGTTTTGCGGCTAAAATAGAACACGTAAGCGAATCTCGAATATTCACCGAGGGGGTGGCCATGACTCACATTAGGGCAGCGCAGCTAGCAATTAAACACGCGCTTTTGGAGCGTTGCGACGCCTCGATGGTCGCTGATCTTGTCGCCCTCAAAGAAGATATTGCCAGGTTGGAAACGAAAATTGCAGCGCAATCGGACGTCGGAACGCTCTGTAAAGAAGGTATGACGCGACGGGCTGCGAGGAGGGCTGTTCGGCGGGCGGATAACCCGTGGTTTGAGCAGGTAGGTGTCGAACACCAAGACGAAATTCTCGGTGGATTGGAACAACTTTCGGATCGATCTGATCAACGAGAGGCAATTTATCGTGCTGCAGCCGAGGCAGCCCCGCATAGTTCGCTGCATCAGATTAGAAACTTCACCAACAAACTGGTTCGTGAGGAAAACTCCCGGCTATCCCACAATCCTGACATCGCATTTAGCCTGCGGAAATTCTGAAGCGTCCTGGGTTTTGTTCCTACTCACTTTTGAGAGGATTGGAACATGGCCAAGAGGTATTCACAGGAGTTCAAGGATCGCGCGGTGCGGATGCTGATCGATCGTTTAGCCGATGATGGCTCGTGTTCTCAGTGGCAGGCGGTCAATGAGATCGCACCGAAGCTAGGGATCGCGAATGAATCGCTGCGCCGCTGGTACGAGCAGCATTTAGTGAACGCGGGTGAACGGCAGGGGCTTACGCGTGAAGAGCATGAGGAGATTAAACGGCTCAAACGCGAGGTTGCGGAGTTGCGGCGGGCGAATGAGATTTTGAAGACTGCTTCGGCTTTTTTCGCAGCGGAGCTCGACCGTCCGGCCCGATAATGATTGCTTATATTGATGAGTATAGGGATCGTTTCGGGGTCGAGCCGATTTGCCGGGTATTGGGCGTGAGTCTGGAGGGAGGGTTTATCACCTCTCGTGGCTACCGGCTGGCGAAGAGCAGGCCAGCGAGCGCCAGAAGCATACGAGACAGGATCCTGATCGATGAGCTCAAGAAGATCCACACCAAGAATTACAGCGTCTACGGGGTGCGGAAGATGTGGCATGCAGTGCGGCGTGCTGGTTGGGATGTTGGCCGTGACCAGGTGGCTCGGCTCATGAGAATCGGTGGAATTGAGGGTGTTCGCCGGGGACGCGCCCCAATCACAACCCGGCCCGTTCAGGAAGTAGATTCTCGTCCGGATCTGGTCAATCGGCAGTTCAAGGCCAGTAGGCCCAACCAGCTGTGGGTTGCTGATATCACGTATGTACGAACCCTATCCGGCTTCGTGTATACAGCGTTCGTTACTGATGTGTATAGCCGCAAGATTGTGGGTTGGGCGACGCGTTCTTCGATGAAAACCGAGGCGCTACCACTAGAGGCACTCGAGCAGGCCATTCAGGGAGCGAAAGATACTCTGGTGGATCTGACGCATCATTCCGATCATGGCTCGCAATACACGAGTGTTGCCTACAACGAGAAACTCGCTGACTACGGGATCAAGCCCTCCACCGGGAGCGTGGGTGATTCCTACGATAACGCGCTAGCCGAGGCTGTCAACGGCCTGTACAAAGCCGAGCTGATCTATTCCCAGCCCTGGTTCTCACTGACCGAGGTCGAGTTTGCGACGTTGAACTGGGTCCACTGGTGGAACCACGAGCGCCTCCACGAAGCCCTCGGATATAAGAGCCCTGCAGAGATCATCGATATGTATAATCACACCCGGGTCAGCGAGCTGACCCCCGTATAAGAAGCGGAACAAAACCCAGGACGCTTCAATTCCGCATGCAACGACAAGATGAACATGGTGGCTGCCGTTTTCACGGCTACCTTCCCGCCCGCGACGCAGCTTTACTACAAGCACTAATTGATCAAGCTTTCAAGACCGTCGCCGATGAGGAAGGAAAACTTACCGTCGACCAGCGAAATGCCGAGGCGTTTGGTGAAGTCATCCGTATGGCCAGCAGCCATCGCGTAGTCAATACAGGGCACGCTGCCCTCGTTGTCTCGGTGCTCGACACCGATGAATTCGATGTCCACGCGAAGTTCGGCACCAACACCGGCGTCGACCTCAGCCTGTTCGATATCGCGCACCTGGCCGGAGATCGAATCAGTGACTACATCGCCGTGCACACCCACAGCGGAGCAGTGAAAAGCCTGATCACCGCACGTCGATCTGCGAACTTCTTCCTGCGCATCGCCCTGCTCGCCGAACAATTCGTCTGCCAATACCCAGGCTGTGATGAACACGCCGGACGATGCGACGCCCACCACATCACCCCCTGGGCACGCGGAGGCCCGACCGGCCTAGAAAACCTCGGCCTACTTTGCCGAAAACACCATAGACAAAACGACGACAGCCACCGAAGATCCCACCTGCGAAAACACGATGGTCAATGCACGTGGCACGACAGAGGAACAGCCACCCCCAACAACTCCCCAGCCGCCAACCGGGCAGCGGGGCGCCGAATCAACGATCAACACCCGCGCCCACCAGGGCCAAAAGACTAACGCCACCCCATGGTCATCAGCAGACCCAAAATGAACAAACCAAAGCCGATGCCATAGTTCCACGGACCCAGCTCACGCATCACCGAAATATCAGTGCCCGCCAAATAATTAACCACGAGCCACAACAAACCAGCCAGCATCAGGCCAAACATAATGACCTTGTACCAAATCGGCGTGCCCGAAGAACTAATCTTCACCGGAGTACGATTATCCGCATTAGAACTAATCGGAACGGCGTTCTGTGAAACCTTTGCCTTAGGCATACTGCACCTTAACTAACGTTGAGTATTAATACTATTCCGTAGACTCTAGCCAACCTACGGCGATGGCAGCAACTGGAACTCCAACACATTCACCGCCACCAAGCCATCCTTACGCAAATTCTCCCCAGCCGCCGGCGACTGGCCCTTGATCTTGCCCTGATCCACCAACGCCTGCGTCGGAATGCGCTTGACCTGCAGAGACGTATCCGGCGCCGTCCAACCCGCCGAACGCAACGCAGCCAAAGCCTGCGGCACCGTCATGCCATCCAAGCTCGGGGCAGCCACCATCGCACCATTGGAAACAGTTACATTCACCGTCGAACCCTTGGCCAACTTCTGGCCCGACTCCGCCACCGAAATCACCGTACCTTCCGGCTCCGTCGAATCAACCACCCGCACCGTCGGCACGAAGCCCAGCGAGGTCACATTGCTCTCCGCCACCGACCACTTCATACCATCGATCACCGGCACCCGAACCAGCTGCTCACCCTTGGAAACAGTAATCGTCACCTTCGAACCCTTAGACACCTGCGCGCCCGCCGCCGGCGACTGCTCCAGCACCTGACCAGCAGGAACATCCGCGGAGAAATCCTCCTTCACCACAGACTCCAACTGTAAGCCCACATCGCCCAACGCCTTCGACACCTGCTCCGTGGTCAAACCAGCAAGCGACGGCACCTCCACAATCTCCTTGCCGGAAGACACCGTCAGCGTCACCGCCGCCCCCGGCCGAACCTGCGAACCCGCGGTCGGGTTCGTATCAATCACAAAACCCTTCGGCACCGTCGGGCTCGGCGCCTCTCGACGCTCCAACTGCAACCCCAACTTAGTCAGCTGCGCCGTCGCCTCCTCCTCGGACTTCCCCTTCACCGAAGGGATCGCCACGTTCGCAGACTCCTGCCGCTGGCTACCCAACCCGTCGCCCAGCTGCGTCCAGGCAACATACGCCCCACCGGCCAACAAACCTAACACCAGCACACTGGCGACAACACGCCCCCACGGCTTTGAGCTCTGGCGACGCTCGGCTTCTCGACGCTCCGCGCGCGTCATCCCCGTCACCATCGTCGGCGCGGCAGCGGGAGCAGCGGCAACCGGCGCAGCGGCCACCGGTGCAGCGGGAGCAGCGGCCACATGGTTGCGGGCCGCCAACGCCACCGAATTGCGCTGCAAGCGCCGCAAATCCTCCGCAAACTCTGTAGCGGTCTGGTAGCGATCCTCCGGGTGCTTCGCCATGGCTGTCAACACCACGGCATCGATATTCACCCCGGTCGTCGGCGACAAGGACCCAATCAACGCAGATGGCGGCTCCGGGTCAGCCTCGACGTGCTGATACGCAATAGCTAGTGGCGAATCCCCACTAAAAGCGGGCTTGCCAGTCAAAAGCTCATATAGGACACAGCCCGTGGCGTAGATATCCGAGCGCGCATCTGCCGTCCGCCCTCGCGCCTGCTCGGGGGAGAGATACTGCGCAGTACCTACAACTGCCGCGGTGGCGGTGATGGTCGAGGTGGCGTCGCCAAGCGCGCGGGCAATGCCAAAATCCATCACCTTGATCGCCCCGGTCGGGG from Corynebacterium epidermidicanis encodes:
- the pknB gene encoding Stk1 family PASTA domain-containing Ser/Thr kinase; amino-acid sequence: MPLHSLGQRYELGELIGTGGMSDVYRAKDTLLGRDVAVKIMRADLARDTGFRERFRKEAQNGGSLNHPAIVAVYDTGDTEDHGITVPYIVMELVEGKTLREIIRTDAPLPPADAAKLLIPVCEALQVSHDAGIIHRDIKPANIMVTPTGAIKVMDFGIARALGDATSTITATAAVVGTAQYLSPEQARGRTADARSDIYATGCVLYELLTGKPAFSGDSPLAIAYQHVEADPEPPSALIGSLSPTTGVNIDAVVLTAMAKHPEDRYQTATEFAEDLRRLQRNSVALAARNHVAAAPAAPVAAAPVAAAPAAAPTMVTGMTRAERREAERRQSSKPWGRVVASVLVLGLLAGGAYVAWTQLGDGLGSQRQESANVAIPSVKGKSEEEATAQLTKLGLQLERREAPSPTVPKGFVIDTNPTAGSQVRPGAAVTLTVSSGKEIVEVPSLAGLTTEQVSKALGDVGLQLESVVKEDFSADVPAGQVLEQSPAAGAQVSKGSKVTITVSKGEQLVRVPVIDGMKWSVAESNVTSLGFVPTVRVVDSTEPEGTVISVAESGQKLAKGSTVNVTVSNGAMVAAPSLDGMTVPQALAALRSAGWTAPDTSLQVKRIPTQALVDQGKIKGQSPAAGENLRKDGLVAVNVLEFQLLPSP